The following proteins are encoded in a genomic region of Oryctolagus cuniculus chromosome 13, mOryCun1.1, whole genome shotgun sequence:
- the LOC100349519 gene encoding microtubule-associated proteins 1A/1B light chain 3C produces the protein MPPLQKNPSLRPFKQRKSLATRQEEVAGIRAKFPNKIPVIVERYPREKLLPLLDKTKFLVPQELTMTQFLSIIRSRMVLRATEAFYLLVDNKSLVSMSMTMAEIYRDYKDKDGFVYMTYASQEMFGCLELAVPSSGSSHGNRPEIPFTPCQEKLVL, from the exons ATGCCGCCTCTACAGAAAAACCCAAGCCTCAGACCCTTCAAGCAGAGGAAGAGCCTAG CAACCAGACAAGAGGAAGTTGCTGGAATCCGGGCAAAGTTCCCAAACAAGATCCCG GTGATAGTGGAGCGCTACCCCAGAGAgaagctcctgcccctgctgGACAAAACCAAGTTCTTGGTTCCTCAGGAGCTGACCATGACCCAGTTTCTCAGCATCATACG gaGCCGCATGGTCCTGAGGGCCACCGAAGCCTTTTACCTCCTGGTGGACAACAAGAGCTTGGTCAGCATGAGCATGACCATGGCAGAGATCTATCGGGACTACAAGGACAAGGACGGCTTTGTCTACATGACCTATGCCTCCCAGGAGATGTTTGGCTGCTTGGAGTTAGCAGTTCCCAGCAGTGGGAGCAGCCATGGGAACAGACCTGAAATCCCATTCACCCCATGTCAAGAGAAACTTGTCCTCTGA